In one window of Nicotiana tabacum cultivar K326 chromosome 12, ASM71507v2, whole genome shotgun sequence DNA:
- the LOC107773733 gene encoding uncharacterized protein LOC107773733 yields the protein MLKFLSKVKIEFNALDPRIASCMEFLAQCNAPKAKESNPSCQVQVKRRTDDHPPQITVTFVNGVEQSYDATSTPAQNIRTMILEKGQYLETEQMFREAGEKWPVVIPDEELQQPFLGIKPKKAEEKKQ from the coding sequence ATGTTGAAATTCTTGTCAAAGGTGAAAATCGAATTCAATGCCTTAGACCCAAGAATAGCTTCATGTATGGAGTTTTTGGCTCAATGTAATGCTCCTAAAGCCAAAGAATCAAACCCAAGTTGTCAGGTTCAAGTCAAGCGCCGCACCGATGATCACCCACCCCAAATCACCGTCACCTTCGTCAATGGAGTCGAGCAAAGCTATGATGCCACTTCTACACCCGCACAGAACATCCGTACTATGATTCTTGAAAAGGGTCAGTATCTTGAGACTGAACAAATGTTTCGTGAAGCTGGTGAGAAATGGCCTGTTGTTATTCCTGATGAAGAGCTTCAACAACCATTTCTCGGAATAAAG